The Microbacterium sp. LKL04 sequence CGCGGCGACCCCGCCGGCGAGGACGGCGGCAGCGATCAGCCCGGCGAGCACGACGGTTCCCGTGCCAGCGGCGCGCGCGCCCCGGTCGCCCGTGAGCAGTCGCGTCGACGGGTCCCCGCCGAACGCCTCGCGCAGCAGGTGTTCGACGACCCGGCGGGGAAGAGACGGAAGCAGCAGGTTCGTGCCGAGCTGCGCGGCCGAATCCGTCGTCAGAAGCGATAGTCGGACGCGTCCGAGCAGCGTCTCCACGATGTTGCGCTGCAGCACGACGCCGATCGTCGTCGCCCGCGAGACGCTCCGGGTGTGGGTGGAGAACAGGCCGTACGAGATCACGATCCGGTCGCCCGGCATCCGTCGCACCTCGAACGAGGCGTACCGCACCACCGTCAGCGCCAGGCCGAGCGTCACGATGCCGATGGTGATCGCCACCGCCCAGACGACGGGGGGGAGCGGCAACCATTGCCCGAGCGCCGCGTCGGCGCCGAACAGCTCCAACGTCTCGGACACCCCCAGCGCCGCGCCGCCGCCGATGAGGGCGAACTGGCCGTAGACGACGCTCGCGAGCAGCAGGTGCGCCAGCCGCACCCGGTAGAGCAGGATGCCGGGAGTCGGGAGCGTCTGCGCGGCAGGCTGCTCGGTGGTCCCGTCATCCTCGGCCGTCCCGAGCGTATGCCCGGCGCGCGCCGTCACCTCGCGATGGAGGTCTTCGTCGACCGCCCACAGGTGGACCTTGGTCCGCTCGTCGCCGGCTTGGGACAGGGTGAGGACGCGCAGGTCCCACCGGGCGAAGGCCCAGGACTGCCTGCTGTCGACCGTTCCGATGTCGGCCCAGGCGAGGGACTGCTGGCGTCGCGTGAACGCACCGGTCGTCACCACCAGGTGCTCCGGGGTGAGCGCCACCCGGGTGAAGGTCCACCGCCAGACCGGTTCGCACACGAGCACGGCGATCAGGGGGGCGAGCGCCAGCCACGCCCAGGCGCCCGGCCACACGGCGGGTCCGAAGAGATAGACGGCGCCGGCGATGAGACTGCCGACGAGTTTGGGAGAGGACTCCAGGTACGACGCCGGAAGGTAGCGCAGCGGAAGACGCCGGGGGACCGCGTCGGCCGGGACGGTCACCGCGCCGGCTCCGCCTGCGCGCGCAGCACGGTCGCGCGGATGCGCTCGGCCGCGAGCGGCTCGAGTGGGCCGAGGCCCTCGACCTCGGAGATGCAGGTGAACCGCACGCTCACGGCGTCGAACGCGCGCAGCAGCGGCCCCTGCACGACCTCGACATTCAGGATCTGGGCCGTCGCGATGACCGTGGTCCGCCGCCAGAGCCAGCCGCGCGTGATGTAGACGTAGTCGGCCGTCGCGGTGTAGCTCGTGTTCTCGACCTGCTTGCGATTGAGCCAGGGCAGTTCGATCAGCAGGGAGACGACGGCGAGGAAGCCGACGACCACCCAGAGGGCCGTGCGCCACGCGGCGTCCGGGAGGAAGGCGACGGCGACGGCGAGCACCGTCGTGACGAGGACCGTGGTCGCACCCTCGCGCACGTTGAGGTAGGTCAGTGCGCGGGGTGCCAGCGCCAGTTCACCGGGGGTGCCGTGCGCAGGCGGGTATCCCGAGGGTGGGGTGCTCGTGTGCACGGTCATGGTCCCGATACTCCCGCACCGATTGCCCCGGCGGACATCCGTCCTGTGTGGATTCTCGGGAGATCGAAACCTCGGCGCGCGTAAACTAGTCGCGCTTCATCTCGATCCGATTCGAAGCACCCCTGGCTGGCGTCTTGACCGAGACGCCAGCCAGACCCCTTTTCGGAGGGGGCGCCGGTCATTGCACGTCGGCCCGCTGATTGCGGGCGAATCCGATGGCGAGCGGGACGACCAGCCACAGCAGTCCGGCGGTCAGCGCCGGACCGATCCCGCCCGTCCCGCTGCCGGCGTCGGTGATGGCCGTCAGCCGGAACCACGATCCGATGCCGTGCGGGATGAGCATGAGCAGCGGGTCGATCACGAATCCCTGCACGAGCGAGAACACGATGGCGATCGCGACGCGCTGCGTCGCCGCGCCGTACGCGACGCCCGACACGGTGCCGACGGCGGCGCTCCAGAGCAAGACCGCGATGCTCTCGGCATCCGCGTTCCACACGATGGTCGCGCTGGCGGCGAAGGCCAGGCCCGCGGTGAACACGACGGCCAGGACGGCGGCGACGGCGACGAGGACGGTGCACACGACGACCGCGGTCAGCGCCTTGGCGAGAAAGACGATGTGTCGGCGGGGCTCGAGGGCGAACGTCGTCAGCACGTCCCGCGACTGCCAGTCGGCGGCCATGATGAAGATCGCCAGGATGGGGACGAACACGGTGACGGCCGCCCCCATGCCGAGGAGAGCGCCGGAGATGCTCACCGATTCGGCGTCGACGAGCAGCGCGATCACGGCGACACCGACGCCGACGACGACCCAGAGCGCCGCGGTGAGGCCCAACGCCCAGCGCGTCCCCCGTGTCGTCCGGACGTTCCGCAGTTCGGCCCGCAGGCTGCGGCCGAAGCGGCCGGACGTCTGCGGGAGATTGTCAGCGAGGATCAAAGACGTCACCTTCCACTCGGTACTGGCCGCGCGTCAGTCGACGGTAGAGGTCGCTGATCGACTCCCGGTCCTCGGCGAGTTCGTCGAGCACGATGCTGTCGGCGATGCAGATCTCGCTGAGGGAGCGGGGGTCGATGCCCACCGAGAAGCGCCCGTCCTCGGGACGCACGCTGAACGGGATGCCGCGGGTCGTGAGCGCGCGCCGGAGCAGGTCGGGGTCCACGGCGATCGCCGTCGCGTTCTTCTCGGCGGTGAGGTCGCCGACCTCGCCGGAGTAGCGGATGGCGCCTTCGCTGAGGACGACGATGCGATCTGCGAAGGTCTGCAGCTCCTGCAGGAGATGCGTCGAGACGAGGACGCAGCCGCCCGTCGTATGCGCGTGATGGACCAGAGTCGATCGCAGCCAGTCGCCGGTCTCGATGTCGAGACCGTTCATGGGCTCGTCGAGGATGAGATGTCGAGGCCGACCGACGAGCGCGACGGCGAGGGCGACCCGCTGCTTCATCCCGAGGGAGAGCGCGCCGAAGCGTCGACGTGCGGCAGAGGCCAGGCCGAGCGTGGCGATGAGTTCGCCGACCCGCTCGCGCGGTGAGCCGGTCAGGATGGCGGCCGTCGCGAGGGTGTCCTCGACGCTGCGCCCGGGGTGGTGGGCACCCGGGTCGAGAAGCGCTCCGACGGTGCGGCCGGGCTGTGCGAGGTCGCGGAAGAGGATGCCGTCGAACGTGGTCGATCCGGCGTCGGCGATCGTCAATCCGAGCATGGCGCGCATCGCGGTGGACTTGCCGGAGCCGTTCGGGCCCAGCAGGCCGGTGACGGTCCCGGAGGGGATGTCGAAGGAGACGTCGTCGAGGACACGCTTCGCGCCGTACGCCTTCGAGACGCCACTCACGCGGATGCCGGTGTCGGGATGCTGCGGCACGGGTCTTCTCTCCTTCGATGTCGGAGGGGGCGGTGTCCCGATGGGACGGCACGCACGTGGTGCCGTCCCATCAGGGCATCTCTCAGCCGATGCCGAGAATTCGCAGGATGTAGTCGACGATCGTCGCGAACGAGATGCCCGCGTTGATCCACTCGAGCACGCGACGCCAGTTGTTGCGTGCCCACGCGGTGATGCGACCGACCTGGCCGGCGACGGCACGGCCCCAGCGGCCGATGTTCGCGATGACCCACGCGATGAACCTCAGAACTGCCCCCATGATGTTTCCTCTCGATCCGTTGATTGTTGTCAGTGACGCTGCGTTCGTGACCGCGATCGCAGCGCCGGGAGTGACGCTACCCAGGCCTCGTGCCACTGTTCTTGAGTCGAAAGGCCCCAAGGGCGGCGCGGGGGACGCAATCGGCATCCGCCTTTAGACGCAACTGATCCACGGTGTGTGCCGTCCCCGGACGGAAAGCGCTCGGGCGGCGTATCAGGCCGCGCGGACCGCAGCTAGGCTCCGAGGCGTTCCCACCCACATCGACGCGCGGCAGAGACTCGGATCCCGTTCGTCCGCGACCTAAGGAAACCCATGGCTGACAAGAAGCGGACCGCCGCCGACGGTGCGGCATTCGCCGCCCTGTTCATCGTCGCGCTGGCGGTCAACATCTGCCTGGCGGTCTTCACCGACGTCGAGGTGATCCTGCGGTGGGGGATCACCGCCGTGGCCGGCATCGTCGCGGCCGCGACGGCCTACGCGATCGTGTCGCGTCGGAGTCGTTCGCGCAGCTAGGAGCTGCCCCGCGTTCAGGGGAGTCTGATGACGCCGGTGGTCGCCGCGTAGAGAAGGACCTGCACCCGGTCGCGCACGCCCCACTTCGTCATGATCCGGCGCAGATGGGATTTGACGGTCGCTTCGGACAAGAAGAGGTCGCGTCCGATCTCGGCGTTCGACATCCCCTTCGCGAGCAGCTCGAGGACGTCGAGCTCTCGGCGTGAGACCTGTTCTGCAGGAGTCAGGGTGACCGTGGGTTGCCCCGCGGCCGGCGTGCCGATCCGGCGGACGAGGTCGCGTCCCGCGACCGACGACAAGACGAACCCGCCATGGTGCGCGCTGCGGATGGCGGCCGTGATGTGCTCCGGCTCGGAGTCCTTCACGAGGAAGCCGACGGCGCCGACCCGGAGAGCGCTCGCCACGGTCTCGTCGGACCCGTAGGTCGTGATCGCGATGGTCCGCGCCGACGGGAGGTCGACGGCCAGTTGCTCGATCGCGCGGATACCGTCCCCTCCCGGCATCCGGATGTCCATCAGGATCACGTCGGGCTTCAGCTCGAGGCTCAGGCGGACCGCGCTCGGACCGTCGCTCGCCTCTCCCACGACCGTCATCCCCGGTTCTGCGTTCAGGAAGACCTGGAGCGCCCGCCGAACGAGAGCTTCATCGTCGGCGATGAGAACTCGGATGGGGTCCATGCGATCAGCATAGGCGGGGGTTTTGCGTCTTGCGGTCACGCGATTGCGTCTTGAGGACGAGCGCAATCGGCGGCTCCACCCGTCAGGATGAGCCCAGGGCGTGCCGGGAGATCGTTCCCGCACGAAATCGAGATGGGGAGAGAAAGAATGTACCGATGGATCCCGTTCGCGAATCAGCCGGCGTACCTGTGGACGCATCTGTGCCGGGTGCTCGGCATCTGCCGATAGCCGGCCTGCGCGGCGCGGGCAGAGCAGCCCGCGCCGCGCACCGCGAGCTCTGGGAGTACGTCCTCCCCCCGACCATCGCCCGCATCACCATCGTGCTGCTCCCCCTTCTGGCGGGGGTCGAGGCGGTCTGGGCGCACCTGACATCCGGAGGTCCCTTCTCCTGGATCGCCGTAGCCGCCCCCCTGCTGACCAACAGTGCGATCATCGCGATGGCCTGGCGACCCGCGTGGGGAGCCGGTGTGCTCGTGCTCGCCGGATTCGTCGCCGTCGCCGCGGGGCAGAGCGGCGAATATCTCACCGCGGTCGCGATGAGCGTCGGGGTGGTCTTCTTCTGTTGCAGTGCGACACTGTCGACGGCGTACGGGATCTCCGCCGTCGCGTGGGTCGCGGCGATCGCCACCATGCCGCCCGGCCTCGAGGTCGGCGGCGTCGTCGCCGTGTTCGTCATCGGGTTGCTGTCGGCCACAGTGGGGCGTGGTTTGCGCAAGGTCATGCGCCGCAACGTCGTGCTCGCCTCCCAGGTCGATGCCCACGAGGCCCAGCTCGACGCGGCCCTGCTGGCGGAGCGCACCCGCATCGCCGATGAACTCCACGACGTCATCGCGCACGAGATCTCCATTACCGTCATGCATGCTCGCGTCCTGGAACGCACGGACGACCCCGAGACGCGGGCGGGTTCGCAGCGCGCGATCGTCTCGGCGTCTGCTCAGGCGTTGACCGACACCCGCCGCGTGCTGCAACTGATCCATGGCCGTACCGGCGGCGACGGTGTCACGGATGCCGGCGCCCCCGGCATCCGTCGGGAGATCGACTCCCTCGCCAAGAAGCTCCGCGACCTCGGCCATGAGGTGCGCACGGAGGTCACCGGCGACTCTGCGCTCGCCGGCATCATCGACACGACGCTCACCCGCGCCGCACGCGAGGCCGTCACGAACATCGTGAAGCACGGTGCGCCGGCCATGGTGATCGATCTGTCCCTGGTGCTCACCCCGCACACCGTCGTCCTGTCCGTCGTCAACGATCCTCACCGCGCCGCGTCCGACCCGCGCCCCGGCCCTGCCTTCGGACTCGCGCGGCTTCGCGAGCGCGTGGAGGTGCTGAGCGGGACGTTCGCCGCGGGCCCGGATGACGGCCGGTGGCGCGTCCGGGTGGAGTTGCCTACGCGCT is a genomic window containing:
- a CDS encoding PH domain-containing protein, whose product is MTVPADAVPRRLPLRYLPASYLESSPKLVGSLIAGAVYLFGPAVWPGAWAWLALAPLIAVLVCEPVWRWTFTRVALTPEHLVVTTGAFTRRQQSLAWADIGTVDSRQSWAFARWDLRVLTLSQAGDERTKVHLWAVDEDLHREVTARAGHTLGTAEDDGTTEQPAAQTLPTPGILLYRVRLAHLLLASVVYGQFALIGGGAALGVSETLELFGADAALGQWLPLPPVVWAVAITIGIVTLGLALTVVRYASFEVRRMPGDRIVISYGLFSTHTRSVSRATTIGVVLQRNIVETLLGRVRLSLLTTDSAAQLGTNLLLPSLPRRVVEHLLREAFGGDPSTRLLTGDRGARAAGTGTVVLAGLIAAAVLAGGVAAGQGWPPLLVLATGAVVVAVLWPVTVVLCSRLRVDAGSDRVVLLVSHVVQRQTVLSAAAVHIVGTSRLAGHPLVADVCFYAGMPRTFRALRFRPAEVDALSARIAATVPLARTHRRAPAPALT
- a CDS encoding response regulator, producing MDPIRVLIADDEALVRRALQVFLNAEPGMTVVGEASDGPSAVRLSLELKPDVILMDIRMPGGDGIRAIEQLAVDLPSARTIAITTYGSDETVASALRVGAVGFLVKDSEPEHITAAIRSAHHGGFVLSSVAGRDLVRRIGTPAAGQPTVTLTPAEQVSRRELDVLELLAKGMSNAEIGRDLFLSEATVKSHLRRIMTKWGVRDRVQVLLYAATTGVIRLP
- a CDS encoding PH domain-containing protein yields the protein MTVHTSTPPSGYPPAHGTPGELALAPRALTYLNVREGATTVLVTTVLAVAVAFLPDAAWRTALWVVVGFLAVVSLLIELPWLNRKQVENTSYTATADYVYITRGWLWRRTTVIATAQILNVEVVQGPLLRAFDAVSVRFTCISEVEGLGPLEPLAAERIRATVLRAQAEPAR
- a CDS encoding sensor histidine kinase — its product is MDPVRESAGVPVDASVPGARHLPIAGLRGAGRAARAAHRELWEYVLPPTIARITIVLLPLLAGVEAVWAHLTSGGPFSWIAVAAPLLTNSAIIAMAWRPAWGAGVLVLAGFVAVAAGQSGEYLTAVAMSVGVVFFCCSATLSTAYGISAVAWVAAIATMPPGLEVGGVVAVFVIGLLSATVGRGLRKVMRRNVVLASQVDAHEAQLDAALLAERTRIADELHDVIAHEISITVMHARVLERTDDPETRAGSQRAIVSASAQALTDTRRVLQLIHGRTGGDGVTDAGAPGIRREIDSLAKKLRDLGHEVRTEVTGDSALAGIIDTTLTRAAREAVTNIVKHGAPAMVIDLSLVLTPHTVVLSVVNDPHRAASDPRPGPAFGLARLRERVEVLSGTFAAGPDDGRWRVRVELPTR
- a CDS encoding ABC transporter permease; this encodes MTSLILADNLPQTSGRFGRSLRAELRNVRTTRGTRWALGLTAALWVVVGVGVAVIALLVDAESVSISGALLGMGAAVTVFVPILAIFIMAADWQSRDVLTTFALEPRRHIVFLAKALTAVVVCTVLVAVAAVLAVVFTAGLAFAASATIVWNADAESIAVLLWSAAVGTVSGVAYGAATQRVAIAIVFSLVQGFVIDPLLMLIPHGIGSWFRLTAITDAGSGTGGIGPALTAGLLWLVVPLAIGFARNQRADVQ
- a CDS encoding ATP-binding cassette domain-containing protein, whose amino-acid sequence is MPQHPDTGIRVSGVSKAYGAKRVLDDVSFDIPSGTVTGLLGPNGSGKSTAMRAMLGLTIADAGSTTFDGILFRDLAQPGRTVGALLDPGAHHPGRSVEDTLATAAILTGSPRERVGELIATLGLASAARRRFGALSLGMKQRVALAVALVGRPRHLILDEPMNGLDIETGDWLRSTLVHHAHTTGGCVLVSTHLLQELQTFADRIVVLSEGAIRYSGEVGDLTAEKNATAIAVDPDLLRRALTTRGIPFSVRPEDGRFSVGIDPRSLSEICIADSIVLDELAEDRESISDLYRRLTRGQYRVEGDVFDPR
- a CDS encoding aureocin A53 family class IId bacteriocin, coding for MGAVLRFIAWVIANIGRWGRAVAGQVGRITAWARNNWRRVLEWINAGISFATIVDYILRILGIG